The following DNA comes from Campylobacter concisus.
GTGGCTTGTATTTGATCCAAGCAGCAAAAAGCTAGAGATCGTACAAACTAGCAATGCAAAAACTCCAGTGAGTGATGGAAAAGTGCCACTTCTAGTCGTTGATGTTTGGGAGCACGCTTACTACATCGACAACTTCAACGCTCGCCCAAAATACCTAGAGACATTTTATGAGAACATAAACTGGGAATTTGTAAGCAAAGCTTACGAGTGGGCACTAAAGGAAGGCCTTGGCTCAGTTGAGTTTTACACAAAAGAACTTCATAAATAATATCTGGCGGGACTTTCCCGCCTTTAAATTTCTACTTTTATCTAAATTTTTAAAATCATCAAATTTATCAGCAAAAACTATCTTGTTTTAAAAGAAAGTGTAACATCAAAAATGGCTCAAAATTTTGTTTTAGCAAACAATTTCTCTTAAATTTAAAGCCAGTGTGAGCTATCTCAACTTCAAATTTCTACTTTGTTGAAAATTTTAAACCACTGCTAAATTTATAAGCTACAGACACGATCTTTGCCACTTCAAAAAGGCATAAAATGCTCGCTTTTATCGGTCTGCTACATTGTGGTTGGGCGGTTTTTGTACTTAAATTTAAAGCAACCAAATAAAAACTAGTGTAGGTCATCTTGCCTTTAAATTCATCAGTAAAACTTGATTTGATGTTAAAAAATGGTGGTGGGGGCAATGTTCACTGTTTCAAAAATGCCCCGAGCTGTATTAATTAGGCAAGGGTAACTTAAATTTCAAAGCCACCCAGCCAAATTTACTCAATTTATCTTTTTGAAGTGTATAAATTTATACCATTTTGTAAGCGTTTTAGCCCCTCAAGCACTCTAGCTCTTTGGGTTGCGATATTCATACGGAGGAAAAATCTATCTCCTCTGTAAGCATTGCCATCATTTAGCCAAAGTCCAGCTTTATCACGCAAGAAATTCATAAAGTCGCTCGAATCCTCGCAAAATGCGCTGCAATCAAGCCACAAAAGATAAGTCGCATTTGATGGCAGAAGTTTTACTGGCAAATTTTGCTCTTTTATGAAATTTATAACGATTTTTTTGTTTTCAAAGAGATACTCCCTAAGCTCATCAAGCCATATTTGACTATCATTAAATGCCGCTATTGTCGCAGTTATCGCAAATGCGTTTGCCTCACCTATCTCATCATAATTTACAGCTGCATTTATTCTGGCACGTATTTGCTCATTTGGCGTGACGATGGCTGAGCTTTGAAGTCCAGCTATATTAAAGGCTTTTGTAGGTGAGATGCACGTGATTGAGTTATTTTTACACTCTTCGCTAACGCTGATAAATGGTACGTAGCTTAGCCCAGGATCAGTTATGTCGCAGTGGATCTCATCGCTGATAACCAAAACATCGTGCTTATAACAAAGCTCGCCTATTTTTTTAAGCGTCTCTTTGTCCCAAATTTTTCCTATTGGATTGTGAGGATTGCAAAGAAGCATCATAGTTGTTAGTGGCTGAGCTAGCTTTGCCTCAAGGTCTTCAAAATCAATCTCATAAGAGCCATCTTTATAGACAAGGTCGTTTGATAAAATTTCACGGCCGTTGTTTTTTATGCAGTTAAAAAATACATGATAGACAGGAGCCTGAACTAAAATTTGATCTCCTGGATTACTAAATCTTCTAATCGCAGTTGAAATCGCTGGTATAACGCCAGTGCAAAAGCACATCCAATCGTTTTCAAAGCTAACATCATGACGCCTCTTCCACCAGCCTTTAATCGCTTCGTTCCACTCTTTTGGGATAAATGAGTAGCCAAAGACGCCATTATCAAGACGCTTTTGTAGGGCATTTAAAATTTCAGGTGCAGCCTTAAAATCCATATCAGCAACCCACATTGGCAAAACATCGTTTTTCATTCGCCACTTCGATGAGTTGGTGCCATCTCTGCTAATAAGCGTATCAAAATCGTACTTCATAGCTTTTCCTTAAAATAAAATTTTAAATCAATTATAACCCAAAAGATACTAATATAATTTGAAATTTTCTCTCAATTTAATATTTCAAAAGGAAAAATGATGAAATTAGCTCAGGCTCTCATTTTAAGAGCTGATACACAAAAACGTTTAGAGCAGCTAAAAGGTAGGTTGCTCGATAATGCAAAAATGCAAGAAAATGAAAGACCTAGCGAAGATCCAAAGCTTCTTTTAAAAGAGCTTGATGGGCTAAGCGATGAGCTATTTAGACTGATCTTGGCTATAAATTTAACAAACTCAAGTGCAAAATTTGAAGGCGTGAGTCTAACTGAAATGATCGCTAAAAAAGATACGCTAAGCCAAAAAGTAAGCGTGCTTAGGGAATTTGCCAAAAGCGCAAGCCAAAAGGTCGATCTTTACTCAAATAGCGAGATAAAAATTTTAAGTAGTGTTGATGTGGCTATGCTTCAAAAGCAAATAGACGAGCTATCAAAAGAGATCAGAGAGCTAGATATGAAGCTGCAAGAGGCAAACTGGCAAGTTGATCTTGTAGAGTAAAATTTATGGTAAAAATGTAGCTAAAGGCGAGTAAAAAGAAAAATTTATTAGGCTTGCGGGGAGAGAGCAAAAGTTTAAATTTATCCCAGCAATTTAAAAAATGCATTCTTAAAAATAAATGTTACTACCACTTACTGATTTAGCTACGTTTTGGGTGGGTTTGGGGAAGATTAATCTTTATTATGTAAGATTTCACAAATTTTTAAAAGGAAATTTATGAAACTTGACACCTTGATCGTAAAAGGCATTGAAGCTAAAAATAATCCAAATAAAGCTGTCATTCCGCCTATTTTTTTAGCAAGTACATTTGTGCAAGATGATCTTGAGAATTTTCAAGAATTTGCATATTCGCGTGGTAGCAACCCAACCAAAAAAGCATTTGATGAAATTTTTGCAAAGGTTGAAGGCAGCAAATATGCATTTAGCTTTGGTTCAGGCATGGCAGCAACAGCGGCGGCACTTAGCCTTATAAAAACAGGGCAAAAGGTCCTACTAAATAGCAATGTCTATGGTGGCACTTATAGATATGTCACGACTGTTTTTGAAAGCCATGGCATAAAGAGCGAATTTATAGATGATCTAAATTTTTTAAGCGAAGATGACATTAGTGACGACGTGGCGGCGATATTCATCGAAACTCCGTCAAATCCTCTCTTAAGAGTGACAGATATCGCTAGAATTTCAAAGATCGCTCACAAAAAGGGCGCTCTAGTCATAGTGGATAACACATTTTTAACGCCTTATTATCAAAGAGTACTTGATCATGGAGCTGATATCGTGGTTTATAGCGCTACAAAGTATATCGGTGGACACGCTGATGTGATCGCTGGTATCGTCACGCTAAACGATGATGCTTTGGCCGAAAAGATAAGATTTGCTAAAAATACGCTTGGTGGCATCATAAGCCCGATGGATGCCTACTACCTAATACGTGGGCTTAAAACGCTTAGCGTTAGGTTCGACAGACAAACGCAAAATACCCATAAAATAATCAAATTTTTACAAAATAATGACGCCGTTAGCGTTGTGCATTTTGCTGGCTCATATAGCGAGCAAGAGGCGAAGATGCAAGCAGCTCAAGCAAGCAACATCGGTGCTCTCATCTCATTTGAGCTAGATGAAAAATATGATGTAAATAATTTTGTAAAATCACTAGAAAT
Coding sequences within:
- a CDS encoding DIP1984 family protein, with the protein product MKLAQALILRADTQKRLEQLKGRLLDNAKMQENERPSEDPKLLLKELDGLSDELFRLILAINLTNSSAKFEGVSLTEMIAKKDTLSQKVSVLREFAKSASQKVDLYSNSEIKILSSVDVAMLQKQIDELSKEIRELDMKLQEANWQVDLVE
- a CDS encoding trans-sulfuration enzyme family protein: MKLDTLIVKGIEAKNNPNKAVIPPIFLASTFVQDDLENFQEFAYSRGSNPTKKAFDEIFAKVEGSKYAFSFGSGMAATAAALSLIKTGQKVLLNSNVYGGTYRYVTTVFESHGIKSEFIDDLNFLSEDDISDDVAAIFIETPSNPLLRVTDIARISKIAHKKGALVIVDNTFLTPYYQRVLDHGADIVVYSATKYIGGHADVIAGIVTLNDDALAEKIRFAKNTLGGIISPMDAYYLIRGLKTLSVRFDRQTQNTHKIIKFLQNNDAVSVVHFAGSYSEQEAKMQAAQASNIGALISFELDEKYDVNNFVKSLEIFDLAVSLGGVESLICRPATMTHEAYPKEVLDKIGIKQNLLRLAIGIENADDLIADLDQAFKKAKK
- a CDS encoding MalY/PatB family protein, whose translation is MKYDFDTLISRDGTNSSKWRMKNDVLPMWVADMDFKAAPEILNALQKRLDNGVFGYSFIPKEWNEAIKGWWKRRHDVSFENDWMCFCTGVIPAISTAIRRFSNPGDQILVQAPVYHVFFNCIKNNGREILSNDLVYKDGSYEIDFEDLEAKLAQPLTTMMLLCNPHNPIGKIWDKETLKKIGELCYKHDVLVISDEIHCDITDPGLSYVPFISVSEECKNNSITCISPTKAFNIAGLQSSAIVTPNEQIRARINAAVNYDEIGEANAFAITATIAAFNDSQIWLDELREYLFENKKIVINFIKEQNLPVKLLPSNATYLLWLDCSAFCEDSSDFMNFLRDKAGLWLNDGNAYRGDRFFLRMNIATQRARVLEGLKRLQNGINLYTSKR